In the genome of Corynebacterium glucuronolyticum DSM 44120, the window GAGGGATTTCCACCACGTTTGCGTACGATCCAACGTACCTGGGTGGTGGCGGTTTTAATATCGATCCCTCGCTTGTATTGGTGTCAGGTTCACAGCATTACAATGGCCTCTTACCTGTATTTTCCGATGCCGCACCCGACAGCTGGGGAAGAAATCTCATTAATAGGGATAGCACTACATGGCGGCGCGCGAGGGAATTGGATGAGGTTGATTATCTCCTTGCGGTTAGCGACGATACTCGTCAAGGGGCGCTCCGTTTCAAACCAAGGAACAGCGACACGTTCGTCGGCCCGCCATCGGTTGTACCACCGTTTATTTCTCTGCCCACCCTCCTGCACACTGCTCGGGAAGTAGCTGACAGTGATGAATACATACAGGCCGTGAAAGTCCTCTTAGACACCGGAACATCCGCCCTTGGCGGCGCTCGACCGAAGGCAAGTATTCTCTGCCCTGATGGATCCCTTGGCATAGCAAAATTCCCACACGCCAGCGATGACTGGGATGTCATTGGTTGGGAATACGCCACCCTCCTGCTCGCCCACGTGTGCGGCCTCGATGTCCCCGATTTTCGCCTCGTACCTGTCGCAAACGCCAATGTCCTTGTGTTACGACGCTTCGATCGCAGCGGTGCTTTCAAAACGAATAACCGTATACCTTTCATCAGCGCCATGACAGCCTGCTCCTCCACGGACGGGATGAATGTTGATTATGTCGAGGTAGCGGGGGCAATCCGCGAGTTGTCTGGTGGAGTTCAGGATGATCTGACATCCCTGTTCACGCGCGTCGTTTTCTTCGTTGCGATTGGAAACACCGACGATCACTTGCGAAACCTCGGGTTCCTGCATCATCCTCACGGGTGGCGATTTTCCCCCCTTTACGATGTCAACCCCAACCCGAACATCCGAGCACGTCGCTCCACTTCGTTGCTTGGCGCGACAACATTTCCAGAGGAAACAGAAGCTTTGTTGGAGTTTTCTTCCTTCTGTGGTTTGAAACCAGACACAGCCAAGAACATCATTTCGCGTGTGATCGAGGCAGTGAGCTCATGGAAGGACGTGGCACGCACCGCTGGGCTTGCTGCCCGGGAAGTAAAACGCATGGAACAAAATTTCAACCTGAGAATTGAAGCTCTGAGGAAACAGGTGTGACGAGGAGCGAAATGGTGAATTCCTACGATGTAATAGCGAATTAGGCCGTTCACGATTCATGATCTGCAATTGGGAAGTTCATATACGCGATTCCGTCGTCATTCATGGCAGTATTGGTGTATGTCATATGCTGCTGCGCCTGTCTGATGATGAGCGGGAGGGGTTTGGTTGATGTTGCGAAATCGCCGTCGCAGCCGTATCGGGCGGTGGATCGGGCGAGGTAGTGAGGGATGTTAAGAAACTTGGTGGGCCTCGTGCTACTGCTGAGAAAATTAAAAAGCTGGTGGACTAGGGAAAGTTGCGGGCCAGAAGGCCAACGAGGAAACTGTCGGTGGAATGTTGTCGAGTTTAGCGGCGGAGCTTTTTGGTGTCGACGGCTTTCTTGATAACTGCGTCTAGATTAGAGGTTTGCTATGAAACTGACAAATATCTTGACCATAGCTCTGGCGTTAATTGCGGTAATAGTTCTTGGTACCGGCGCTACATCGACACTGGTTCCGATTGCGCTTGCTGCATTGGCGCTCGTCACGTTCTACTTTGGGATGTCAACAAACACGGATGAAAAATGATGGATGTTTTTTTGCTTTCGCATCCGCCGAGCCAGCATCACGTAACCGTTGTGTGATATCGATAGGCTAGTAGAGCGACCGCGCGCCGTAATCCAACCGTTCTTCCTTCAACGTCTTCGAGCTTGGAGCACACTATCGCGAACGAATGTGCTGTACGCGGTGGACGAGGTTTTCGGAGCCACGCTTAACGGCGAAATGCCACTGCCCCCAAGTCGCTCTGTTTATTTTCTGATGGTGCACAACGAATCTCATGGTCCCGACAAAACTGCTTAACCGTTTTTCTATTGCGGACGGGGCCAAAATCCACGGGTATCTTACGGAGATGATGCGGAATAGCCATCCGTTAATCCCACTCCGTGGCTAAGAATGTTATGTCTCAGTAGTTGCTGGACACGGAGTCCCGGGACTTTTTCGACTGGGATTCTCACTGCTTTTTGGACAAGTCCCTAATGTAGTACAAGCCAGGCCTGTAGTTCCTCCTCCGCACGGCTGCACCCACCGGGATAACTCCTGTCAAGCTCCTCAGCCACGTATCCGAGAATTTTCTTGGACAGAGCCTCAGCGTGGTCAGATTCAAGCTTGCCTCGCACCTCATCCAGCGGAACTGAGAGGGAGATATCGGGCTTCAGCCTCTCGGAGTACGACCGCATATCCGAGGCAAACACCCGGATCGCCGTACCCAGAATGTGCGATTCCAGGACAACGTTGCCGAAAAACAGCGACGTCAGTTTCCGTTCTTCCATATCCCCAACCCTACAAAAGTTTTGCGTGCTTCCCAGATATGCACCTACAATTCTGCATTTTCCACAATAGTGAGCCTGCTTTTTCCACAATAGAGACGCTGCAGATTGCTAGATACGATTCGTCTAGCTGGCATTTTCCACTTTCTGTGCTAGCATACAACCGTGGACACAAAGGAGCTTCTAGGCATCGAGTACCGACCCCGGATCACCGATCGCAGCATTGCTTCCGCACTAGAGATTTCGGGAGGCATTGTGCTTGAGGGAGCTCGCGGTTGCGGGAAGACCATGAGCGGGGCACACCATGCTCGGTCTGCAATTCTCCTGGATGATCCAGACTCGGAAATCCTCATGTCGATCGACCCCTCGGCGGCACTGAGTGGAGATTCCCCGCGACTCGTCGACGAATGGCAACTACATCCCGAGGTCTGGAACCTCACCAGACGAGCAATCGATCGTGCTGGCCATCCAGGGCAATTCATTCTCACTGGTTCTTCCGTTCCCAACGACGACATAACCAGACACACGGGCGCTGCCCGTTTCCTTCGCATCCCCATGCACACACTGACCTGGGCAGAAAAACAACGCGGGCACTCACCTGCGGTGAGCTTTGAGAGCCTCGTCAACGGTGTGAAACCCGCCACGGATCCAGAAGTTGAACCACTCGGCACGGCCGTTGAACTCCTGCTGCGCAGCGGGTTCCCGGCACACAGAAATTCAACGCCCGATCAGTCGCTTCGACTTCTGCGGGGCTACATCAATGAAGTTTCCCGCACCGATGTGTCACGACTTGCGGAAATCCGTCATAATCCGATGGTTATCGAGCAACTTTTGAGCGCCATCGCTAGGAATAGTGCTGAGGAAACCAGCATCACAACACTACGCAAGGATCTTTTATCTATCTCTCCAGATCTGTCGCTGGCGACTGTGGCTCGGTATGTGGAGCTGCTTGAGAAACTTTTTATCGTCGAGAAGCAACCAGCGTGGACACCTCGACTTCAAAGCCGAGCCCGACTGCGGACGAGCCCGAAATATCACCTGGTGGACCCGGCGCTGGCAGCCGCGGCACTCAATGCGGACGAGACGCTTCTCATGGGGGAACCAACTCTTCTGGGGAGCCTGTTTGAATCGGCGGTTGTTCACGACCTCACCGTGATGACTGAGGCACTGGGTGGCACGGTGCACCACTTCCGCGATTCGAACGGTTACGAGATGGATGCCGTGTGCGTCCTGCCCGGCGGACGGTGGGCTGGCATTGAGGTGAAGCTCGGCGGGAGGCTCATCGTCCCCGGCGCGGAGAGGCTTGCGCAGGTGGCGGCGGTTATTGAGCAGCCGCCAGTGTTCCTAGCTGTCATTACCGCGACTGGCCCCACGCTCACCTTCCCCTCTGGGGTGCACACGTTCCCGCTCGCTCGCCTAGGGATGTGATGTCGGACAAACAGGTTTGCACTGAGTAGAAAGTCAGTTGGGGATCTCGTCACGGTGACCACGTTAAATCGGGGTACGAGCCGTTGCAGGAAGCCTCAGGGGAGCGCACGAACGGACTTGGATTGTCACAGTTTGATCGGTACGTCCACTCTGCTTGAGGACCCCTTCACGTGCGTCAATGTGCACTGTGTACAAATGGGGCAGAATCTTCGTGTATCGAAATTACTGCTTGCGTGGAGAAAGGATCTGCCCCAGGTTCGCTCCTGCTTGCGATACTCAAGCGCTAGTTAATGCGGATTAACTAGCTCGATATCTTCGATCCATATGGATGGTCCCATGTCTTTCGGAATTGCTACATGAGCGGTTTTCTTTCCTGTTTTGGCATCGTACGCGGTGAAGTAGAAAGTGTCCTCGTCACTTGTGCCTGTCACAACATAGTCTTGGGACAGCGTGCTTGCATATAGGGCATCCTCCGGCAGGGGATCAGCCTGCCATGTTGTTTCCACACGCGAGGTGTGCTTGTCCATGCTTGACATGCGGCCGTGCCGGTTCAGCCAGTAATAGTCCCCATCGCTGATGAGGCTGTTATATGGCAGCAGAGCTTCATAACCGTCCGGCAGAGGAGTGAACGCCACTGACTTTCCTGCTATGTCGATGTTCGCGCTTGCCATGTGGCTTTGCCCTTCCGCATCATCCATGCTGACAAGAACTGTGAGCACTCCTTCATCGCTGCAGGGAGCCATCTCCGTGAAGATGTGCGCAAGTGGGCGCGGATCCCCCGGAAGTTCAACGGTAAACAGGGGATCGCCGATTTTCCACTCGTCGGCTACCTCGTAGATGTTGAGATAGCGCCGTGTTGATTCGTATGTCGACTCGTCGTAATCCATATCCACAGCAGCTATGTAGCGCTTTCCTCCACACACTCCGGTGGCGCTAGAATTGCCGCTAACTGTTACGATATGGGTTTCACCTGTGCGGTTAATGAATGCATAATCATCAACCCACCCATCGGTATTCTCTCCTGAATGGGTGACGCTCGAAACTATGTACCACCCATCGGTTGTAGCGGAGCGTTTCACTGCATCGATGCCGGGGAAGTCTACATCTCCGGTGATGTTACCGTCCCAATCGTAGAAGGTGATGGTTTCTGCGGTGGTGAGGGCGAACCCATGGTCAAGGGGAACGGCTGTAAATTCTCCTCCGTGGGTTCCTGTCCACACCAAGGGGGTAAGCTTTCCATCTTGCAGAAGTCGTACGTCCGCAGTTTCCAGTCCAGTACCAAAGAAGCCGGTTTTTGTGTAATCGCTTTTCAGAGTCACTAACACAGGCGGGCCGTCCCACGCCTCTGCTCCAACCTCCTGGGGCTTCGCCCCAAAAAAGTACGTTGCACCAACATTGGCGCCCATCAGGAGACCAATCAGAACCACTACGGTTATACAACCGAGACCGCAGCCCGCCAGCCAGCGTTTCGGACGCGACAAGCCTCTAAAAAAGCGCACAAGCTTAGACATCGCACTCACTAGTATTCCTCGAGTAAACCACTGCGCACGATGTTAAATGGATAGACTCCTGGGCCGCGGTTAGAGTCGAGATTGATTGTCGGTGCAGCTCGCATGTAGGCCCTCCATACCAGCTCGGAACAGTTTAGCTTGTCTTCTGCATGTGGTC includes:
- a CDS encoding type II toxin-antitoxin system HipA family toxin produces the protein MTESAEVEVFLDGTSPTKVGTAYFHRGPRGISTTFAYDPTYLGGGGFNIDPSLVLVSGSQHYNGLLPVFSDAAPDSWGRNLINRDSTTWRRARELDEVDYLLAVSDDTRQGALRFKPRNSDTFVGPPSVVPPFISLPTLLHTAREVADSDEYIQAVKVLLDTGTSALGGARPKASILCPDGSLGIAKFPHASDDWDVIGWEYATLLLAHVCGLDVPDFRLVPVANANVLVLRRFDRSGAFKTNNRIPFISAMTACSSTDGMNVDYVEVAGAIRELSGGVQDDLTSLFTRVVFFVAIGNTDDHLRNLGFLHHPHGWRFSPLYDVNPNPNIRARRSTSLLGATTFPEETEALLEFSSFCGLKPDTAKNIISRVIEAVSSWKDVARTAGLAAREVKRMEQNFNLRIEALRKQV
- a CDS encoding ATP-binding protein, with the translated sequence MDTKELLGIEYRPRITDRSIASALEISGGIVLEGARGCGKTMSGAHHARSAILLDDPDSEILMSIDPSAALSGDSPRLVDEWQLHPEVWNLTRRAIDRAGHPGQFILTGSSVPNDDITRHTGAARFLRIPMHTLTWAEKQRGHSPAVSFESLVNGVKPATDPEVEPLGTAVELLLRSGFPAHRNSTPDQSLRLLRGYINEVSRTDVSRLAEIRHNPMVIEQLLSAIARNSAEETSITTLRKDLLSISPDLSLATVARYVELLEKLFIVEKQPAWTPRLQSRARLRTSPKYHLVDPALAAAALNADETLLMGEPTLLGSLFESAVVHDLTVMTEALGGTVHHFRDSNGYEMDAVCVLPGGRWAGIEVKLGGRLIVPGAERLAQVAAVIEQPPVFLAVITATGPTLTFPSGVHTFPLARLGM